Proteins encoded in a region of the Amia ocellicauda isolate fAmiCal2 chromosome 19, fAmiCal2.hap1, whole genome shotgun sequence genome:
- the fndc7a gene encoding fibronectin type III domain-containing protein 7: MTKMGTNSLSPFKLIVFLSMCMSQISEAQRGMSVSVFTVTSKSIVVRWTQVPGVHSYKVTATPKNAQVTPVFSQFNGAITIGSVIYLIPDTIYNMKVEAIDSNGLVLAQAEVLETTAPDVPSIDQAYSKLSNSITVEWNPVPGASAYTLRAEDGISVIETSVTGSPGTVSNLKPATQYIISVMSVNAGGRSQPSVPKKAKTVLSAPILHSSSPSNSSIVVTWEPVYMAVGYTFSIIQTKTGQRVNVNTSQTNITFTNLEPGTIYSIKGNAWDSSNTLGDDYTISQITRPEIPQNVQVSLNGRSVGAMVTWTSVEGADNFTAANWNGQNCSYSFPSPPSSTVNISCDITPLLCGQQYSITVVARNRAGPSQPSAPEKFLTFPCAPENITIEEPNPGNLTVSWIRVTYAEYYVAFVKSDDGIEEQCNTTQTRCEFHCLCGFTYFVSVFAYNSAGQSPIGNVLNYTTAPCCPGDVMPAFVSGDTLEITWSPVRGAEVYQTKAADGTSQIHCNDTATVCALSALQCNTRFSLVVTSCNEVRGCNTSCKTHYAETAPCSPEILSIAQASASSFNISWSTNNKEANYTVRALGMAESHTCRTSGRSCQITGLPCGSTYDVSAIAITSVGQSLPSYTRPLETGPCCPNNLTVTQATQAMTNVTWSTAKGAQSYITMLKSPRGEAKCHTLQTHCLLGCITCGTNYTVSLQAISGTGHMSECTFHGFSSSACCPSNVRLYRMSNNTIRVYWRSSGNLHNYTADLYGTSANYTCTPPQGLSSCDISEISCGDVYSVVVAPVSMDGSKVKFCPRKMYSVSCSGNNVGMVIYRGKRSVD; encoded by the exons ATGACGAAAATGGGAACTAACAGCTTATCACCTTTTAaactaattgttttcttaagCATGTGCATGTCTCAG ATTTCTGAAGCTCAGAGAG ggatgtctgtgtctgtgtttacgGTAACATCCAAAAGTATTGTGGTGCGCTGGACTCAGGTTCCTGGTGTCCACTCATACAAGGTCACGGCTACTCCTAAGAACGCCCAAGTAACGCCAGTCTTCTCCCAGTTCAACGGAGCTATAACGATTGGGTCTGTTATTTACCTAATCCCGGATACAATCTACAATATGAAGGTAGAGGCTATAGATAGTAATGGCCTTGTCCTGGCACAAGCTGAAGTACTCGAAACCACAG CCCCTGATGTACCCAGCATTGACCAGGCGTACTCAAAACTGAGCAACAGCATCACCGTGGAGTGGAATCCGGTTCCCGGGGCCAGTGCTTACACTCTGAGAGCCGAGGACGGGATATCAGTCATTGAAACGTCAGTCACAGGCTCCCCAGGAACAGTGAGCAACCTAAAGCCTGCAACCCAGTACATCATCAGTGTCATGTCTGTCAACGCAGGAGGGAGAAGCCAGCCGTCTGTGCCCAAGAAAGCAAAGACAG TCCTTTCGGCACCGATACTTCATTCCAGCTCCCCCAGCAATTCCAGCATCGTTGTGACCTGGGAGCCAGTCTACATGGCTGTAGGTTACACATTCTCCATCATACAGACAAAAACAGGTCAACGGGTCAATGTGAACACCAGCCAGACCAACATCACTTTCACAAATCTCGAACCCGGGACAATCTATTCTATCAAAGGCAATGCCTGGGATTCCAGTAACACGCTGGGGGACGACTACACAATCAGCCAGATCACAC GACCAGAAATCCCACAGAATGTACAAGTCTCCCTGAACGGCCGCTCCGTGGGGGCCATGGTCACCTGGACGTCTGTGGAAGGAGCGGATAACTTCACTGCTGCCAACTGGAATGGGCAGAACTGCTCCTACTCCttcccctcccccccctcctccacaGTCAACATCTCCTGTGACATCACCCCACTGCTGTGCGGCCAGCAATATTCGATCACGGTGGTCGCCAGAAACAGAGCAGGCCCAAGCCAGCCCTCTGCTCCCGAGAAGTTTTTGACTT TTCCTTGTGCTCCAGAAAACATTACCATAGAGGAGCCTAACCCTGGGAATCTCACAGTGTCCTGGATTCGGGTAACCTATGCAGAATACTACGTGGCATTTGTGAAGAGTGACGATGGGATTGAAGAACAGTGCAACACCACGCAGACCAGGTGTGAATTCCACTGTCTGTGTGGCTTCACATACTTCGTCAGCGTCTTTGCTTATAACAGCGCCGGACAGAGTCCCATTGGAAACGTTTTGAACTACACTACTG CGCCGTGTTGTCCAGGGGATGTGATGCCAGCGTTTGTGTCTGGCGACACCCTGGAGATCACGTGGTCACCCGTCCGTGGTGCCGAGGTGTACCAGACGAAAGCTGCAGACGGGACCAGTCAGATCCACTGCAACGACACGGCCACCGTCTGTGCCCTGTCGGCCCTGCAGTGCAACACCAGATTCAGTCTGGTTGTCACATCTTGCAATGAGGTCCGGGGCTGCAATACCTCGTGTAAAACACATTACGCAGAGACAG CTCCCTGTTCCCCTGAGATACTGAGCATTGCTCAGGCCAGTGCGTCCAGTTttaacatttcatggagtacaAACAATAAAGAGGCAAATTACACCGTGAGAGCACTTGGCATGGCAGAGTCCCACACCTGTAGAACATCTGGAAGATCCTGTCAGATCACGGGACTGCCCTGTGGTTCCACCTATGATGTCAGCGCCATTGCCATCACATCTGTGGGACAGAGCCTGCCGAGCTACACCCGACCACTGGAGACAG GTCCCTGCTGCCCTAACAATCTGACGGTAACGCAGGCCACACAGGCTATGACCAATGTCACCTGGTCCACGGCAAAGGGAGCTCAGTCTTATATCACAATGCTGAAGTCGCCTCGAGGAGAGGCCAAGTGTCACACGCTGCAGACGCACTGCCTGCTGGGATGTATTACCTGTGGTACTAACTATACAGTGTCCCTGCAGGCCATCAGTGGCACCGGTCACATGTCAGAATGCACTTTCCACGGATTCTCCTCCA GTGCCTGCTGCCCCTCGAATGTCAGGCTCTACAGAATGTCCAACAACACGATTAGAGTATACTGGCGCTCCTCGGGCAATCTCCACAACTACACTGCTGACCTCTACGGGACGAGTGCCAACTACACCTGCACCCCCCCCCAGGGCCTCAGCTCCTGTGACATCTCTGAGATCTCGTGTGGGGATGTCTACTCTGTGGTGGTGGCCCCAGTTTCAATGGATGgatcaaaagtcaaattctgTCCAAGGAAAATGTATTCTG TTTCCTGTTCAGGGAACAATGTTGGAATGG TTATTTATCGAGGAAAGCGAAGTGTTGATTAA